AACTATGACAGCGCCAAGGGCCAGCATCTGGCGGCCAACCCGTTCGCCGCCATGACCTTCTTCTGGCCCACCCTCGAGCGCCAGGTGCGCATCGAAGGGCGGGTAGTGAAGGTTACGCCCGCGGAGTCGGATGCGTATTATCAGGTGCGTCCGCTGGGCAGCCGTCTCGGTGCCTGGGCATCCCCGCAGAGCCGGGTGATCAACGGGCGCGGTGAGCTGGAAGATTTGCTCAAGGCCACCGAGCAGCGTTTCTCCGACACGCAACCCGACTGCCCGCAACACTGGGGTGGTTACCGTTTGTTGCCTGAGCGCATCGAGTTCTGGCAGGGCCGTTCGAGCCGTCTGCACGATCGCCTCAACTACCGTGTGCAGGGCGCCGACTGGATTCTTGAACGTCTGGCACCCTGAGCAGTCTACCGAGCGGGATAGCCTGCCGCAGCGGCCTCCAGCCACTTCGGCAGATCCCGGCGCTTGATCTTCTGCGCCTGAGCGCGAGCCAGCTGTTCGAGCATGAAGGCACGTTTGTCCTCGTTCTTGCCGGCCAATGACAGCGCCAGATCGCGATCCATCCAGCGCTTGATCCGCACGTACAACCACCAATGGAAGTACAAACCGGCGGCAGTGGTGACGACGATGATGAAGTAATCCATGAAAATCCTTGGTGTCGGTGGCGCAGATTCGGCAATTTGGCGCTACTGTAGGGGCTATGTCAGGGAAAGCGTGCAGGCGTCTGTACCGCGCCTGAATGAAAGCCAATTTATCCGGGCTGCGTCGTGACAGGCGTCAAGCAGCGGAGTTTAATGACTATATGTTTTTTTGGAGTTGATGCTATGCGTAAGTCTGTTCTGCTGGTTGCTTCCTTTTCCACGATGGCGATGTTGCTTACCGGCTGCCAATCGAGCCTGACCGGTGACTCCTACTCCCGTGACGAAGCGCGTCGCGTGCAGACGATTCGCATGGGCACCATCGAATCCCTGCGTCCGGTGAAAATCGAAGGCACCAAAACCCCTATCGGCGGCCTCGCTGGTGCAGCGGTCGGCGGCGTCGGCGGCAGCGCCATCGGCGGCGGCAAGGGCAGCATCGTTGCTGCGGTCATCGGTGCGGTGGCGGGTGGTCTGATCGGTTCGGCGACCGAAGAAGGTCTGACCCGTACTCAAGGTGTGGAAATCACCGTGCGTGAAGACGATGGCAGCATGCGTGCCTATGTGCAGCAGGTTCAGGAGAATGAAGTGTTCCGCGTTGGCGAACGCGTGCGCATCTCCACCGTCGGCGGGACCAGCCGCGTTTCGCACTAAGCGGAATTCAGGGTAAAGAAAACCCCGATCAGGTGACTGGTCGGGGTTTTTTGTTGGTTGCTTACCAATGGTCGCGGTAGACGAAAGCGACCTGAAAGTCGAAAGAAGATAAATCAATGGTTTGTCTAAAATGGGGTTGCAGGATATTGACCCATTGCGAGGGCACATCGAATCCTCCGTTGTTCACATTATTTTCGATTGGCATTCCAAGTGATTCGATAATTGAACCGTCATCACCGAAGTCTTTCGATAATTCTTCTCCTTCGCCCAGTTCAGTTTTCTTGTCATACCATTCAAGCCTGGCTCTTAATCCCATAGACCCCTCATAGATATTTCTTAATGCTGCGTTTCTTCTTTTTTGGCGGATCTAACTGCTTGCCGGTTTTGTGGTCGAACGATCCCAAGTGAGTGCCATCACTTGCCCGGTACGTCTCAAGTTCTCCATGTAGAAAATCCCATTCATATATTGTTCTGCCTTTCGCATCCGTCCAGCGATCTCGGAGACCACCCGCGTATGGGGTTTTCTTTTTTGCTCTTCTCAAACCGGGAAATGCAGTGATATCGCTTGTTTCGGGAGCAGGATGGTAGGTATGTCCAGCTTCGGCGGTACCGTGGCGTCGAACATTTAGAACAATATAAACCGGCCGAACCCCGGAGTTCGGGGGAAACACCAGAATAAAATCCCGGTACTCCGGCGGATAAGCCGGATTCACCAGAATCCCATCCGCCGCTGTTGTCGGCGGATAAACCCAAATATGCGGCGCTTGCGGTGCGGCTTCCAGCGCCGGAATACCGAGGATGTCCGAGCCATCTACAGCAGGCGTCCAGATCAGTTCTACACCTTCGCCAAAGTCAGCAATGAACTGGCTTCCACGCAACTTGAACTGCACGACATCAACCATTTCCCAATCGCGATTCTTGCCGGTGTAGAAGCCGTAGCCCTTCAGGCTGCCGTCGGCCTGTTGTTCGACCCTCAGCCGAACACGCGTTCGCGCCTGATCAAGTCCACGCAGTTGTTCGTCGGTATAGAGCGCACTGTCGCCAAGACTCGATGGCATGAACAGCGCAACCAAACCAACCAAAGGCGCAACAGCCGCGCTTGATACAGCAGCGGGCAGTGCTTCAAACACCGATTCGCCAGAGCCAGACTGCCAAATCCAACTGGAATAGCAGTTGCACCGATTTTCTTGAGAGGAACTGCGCCGCTCTCATCGGCTTCACGCGCGCCCAGCAGGATCAGCTCGCCGTAATCCTTCAGGCTGTCGGTCGGCACCATCCCCGCAGGATTGGAGTAATCGATAATCGCATCCGGCAATTTGCAGGATTTGGCGAATACGCAGCCGGCACGAACGGGCTCTGTCTTCTTAACCGCCACCTCACGGCTGCGCTCGAAAGCCTCCTGCCGCGCCAGCATGGCGTCGTAAGCATTTTGTCTGGCATCGCGCTCGGCCAGTTCAGTGGCCGTCATGTAGCGGTATGTGACGTGATGCCCGTCGCCTTGCGGTGGGTTTTGAACCCGGGGAATGCCCTTGTTGCCAGCCACTGATCATCCTTTCTTTCATCCGTCGACAGCCCTTCGCAAAGGGCTGCGCGACGTTAACGAAGCAGGAAAATGGTGGCTGTAGGACGCGTCTCTAAAGACGTGGGATTGTTCGCTGTGTAACAGGAACGCAGGAAACTTGTGGCGAGGGAGCTTGCTCCCTCGCCAAAGAGGTTATATCGCTTGGGAGTTCTTGCGACTCGCCGCCGCCGTCACCGCATAACCAATCAACGCCGCCAGAATCGACCCAGTCAAAATGCCCATCCGGTCCATTCCTGCGTAATCGCTCACACCCGGCTCAAACGCCAGCGAACCGACGAACAGGCTCATGGTGAAGCCGATACCGCAAAGAATAGCTACGCCCATGACCTGGCCCCAGTTGGCGCCTTGGGGCAGGGTGGCGATGCCGATCTTCACGGCCAGCCAGGTGAGGCCGAACACGCCGACGGTCTTGCCCAACAGCAGGCCTACCGCGATGCCCATCGGCACATGATGGGTGAAGCTTTCGACGGTAACACCGCTGAGCGACAGGCCAGCGTTGGCGAAGGCGAACAGCGGCAGAATGCCGTAAGCCACCCACGGGTGCAGCGCATGTTCGAGGGTCAGCAGCGGCGACGGCTCGGCGTTTTTCGTGCGCAACGGGATGCAGAACGCCAACGTCACACCGGCCAGTGTCGCGTGAACGCCACTCTTCAATACGCAGACCCAGAGGATCAAACCGATGATCATGTACGGCCCAAGCTTGACCACCCCGAGCCGGTTCATCGCCACCAGCGCCGCGATGCACGCTGCCGCCAGACCCAGCGACAGAGTCGACAGTTCGCCGGAGTAGAAGATCGCAATGATAACGATGGCGCCGAGGTCATCGATGATTGCCAGGGTCATCAGGAACAGCTTCAGCGACACCGGCACGCGCTTGCCGAGCAATGCCAGCACGCCGAGGGCGAAGGCGATGTCGGTTGCGGTCGGGATTGCCCAGCCGTCGAGGGCTGCCGGATTGTCACGGTTGAGGAACCAGTAGATCAGCGCCGGCACCAGCATGCCGCCGATCGCGGCCGCACCGGGCAGGACGATCTGTGAAGGCTTCGACAGTTGGCCGTCGAGAACCTCGCGCTTCACTTCCAGGCCGATGAGCAGGAAGAACATCGCCATCAGACCGTCGTTGATCCATAGCAGCAAGGGTTTAGCGATTTTCAACGCACCGATCTGCGCCACCACCGGGGTGTCGAGCAGGCCGGTGTACAGCCACGACAGTGGCGAGTTGTTGATAATCAGAGCAAGGATGGCCGCAGCGATCAATAACAGACCGCTGGCAGCTTCCAACTGAAAGAAACGCGTGAAAGTGCTACGCAGAGGCAAGGTCGCTCTCCATCGAATCGTCAAAAAGGTGGGACACCCTAACCCGTACTGTTAGTTGTTAAAACAAAAGTTATATTCTTTTTTGTTATATGGCGTTACAAGGTGTCTGGCTCAAGCCACGCTGAGCCTAGCAGTTGTCTGACATATTGAGACTCAGCTGTATCTGTGCGCGCTATAGGATTTTTCCTAAGCTGATGAGTGAGCCTTTTGGACGCATTCATCTCCTGCCCGATTCAACGAGAACCATCACCATGAGCGACAACCGACAGTGGGCCCGCGAAGCCATCCGCATCATCGAGGCGGATTTTCAGCGCAGCGCCGACACCCACCTGATCCCTTTGCCGCTGCCGGGTTTTGCGGGCATCGAGTTGTACTTCAAGGATGAGTCCAGTCATCCGACCGGCAGCCTCAAACATCGCCTGGCCCGTTCGCTGTTTCTCTATGCGTTGTGTAACGGCTGGTTGAAGCCCGGCGCGCCGGTGATCGAGGCGTCCAGCGGTTCGACGGCGATTTCCGAGGCGTACTTCGCGCGGATGCTCGGTTTGCCGTTTATTGCGGTGATGCCGGCGACCACCTCCAAAGAGAAGATTGCGCAGATCGCCTTCTACGGGGGCCAAAGTCATCTGGTGAAAGATCCCACGCAGATTTACGCTGAATCCGAGCGTCTGGCCCGCGAGCATGGCGGCCACTTCATCGATCAGTTCACCTACGCCGAACGCGCCACCGACTGGCGCGCAAACAACAATATCGCCGAGTCGATTTTCCAGCAGATGCGTTACGAAAAACACCCGGAACCGAGCTGGCTGATTTCCAGCCCCGGCACCGGCGGCACCACCGCAACCCTTGGCCGCTACGTGCGCTATCGCCAGCACTGCACCCGGGTGTTGTGCGCCGATGCCGAGCGTTCGGTGTTCTTTGATTACTACCAGACCGGCGATGCGAGTTTGCGTCTGGATTGCGGTTCGCGGATTGAAGGCATTGGTCGGCCGCGCGTTGAGGCGTCGTTTCTGCCGAAGGTGATCGATGCGATGGTCAAGGTGCCGGACGCCTTGTCGCTGGCGGCCATGCATTATCTGGCGCAGCGTCTGGGACGGCATGTTGGCGGGTCGAGCGGGACCAATCTGATCGGCGCCTTGATGGCGGCGCAGCAGATGAAAGCGGCGGGGGAGTCGGGGTCGATCGTGGCGATTCTGTGCGATGGCGGCGAGCGGTATGCCGACACTTACTACGATCAGGATTGGCTGCAAGCGCAAGGGTATGAGTTGGCGGGGTTGATCGAGGCGGTGGCGGCGAGTGCCGAGCGCGGTGAGCCGCTGCCGACTTCAGTCCTGCGCGCCAATATCTGAAGAAACGCAAAAACCAAATATGGGGGCGACGGTGCGACGATTCGACCTGCTCGCGAAGGGGGCATCTCATTCAACATCATTGTTGTCTGAAATGCCGCTTTCGCGAGCAGGCTCGCTCCCACAGGGCTTTGTATTGCTTCAGATGATTAGTCAGTCAGGCCGAGAATGTCGCGTGCCACGGCCTCGGCAATGCGAATCCCGTCCACACCCGCCGACAGAATCCCGCCCGCATAACCCGCGCCCTCACCAGCAGGGAACAAGCCCTTCACGTTCATGCTCTGCAGGGTTTCGTTACGGGTAATGCGCAACGGCGACGACGTGCGCGTCTCGATCCCGGTCAACACCGCATCGTGCAGCGAGTAACCGCGAATCTGCTTCTCGAACGCTGGCAAGGCTTCACGAATCGCCTCAATGGCAAAGTCCGGCAAGGCCAGGGCCAGATCGCCCAGTGCCACGCCCGGTTTGTACGACGGCTCGACTTCGCCCAGCTCGGTCGAAGGAATGTCGTTGATGAAGTCGCCAACCAGTTGCGCCGGTGCCTTGTAATCGCTGCCGCCAAGGATGAAGGCGTGGGACTCCAGACGCTCCTGCAACTCGATCCCGGCCAGCGGGCCGCCCGGATAATCGACTTCCGGGGTGATGCCGACGACGATGCCGGAGTTGGCGTTGCGCTCGTTACGCGAGTACTGGCTCATGCCGTTGGTGACCACGCGGTTCGGCTCGGAAGTCGCCGCGACCACCGTGCCGCCCGGGCACATGCAGAAGCTGTAGACCGAACGGCCATTTTTGGCGTGGTGCACCAGTTTGTAGTCGGCGGCGCCCAGTTTCGGGTGGCCGGCGTACTTGCCCAGACGCGCAC
This region of Pseudomonas sp. R84 genomic DNA includes:
- a CDS encoding PLP-dependent cysteine synthase family protein gives rise to the protein MSDNRQWAREAIRIIEADFQRSADTHLIPLPLPGFAGIELYFKDESSHPTGSLKHRLARSLFLYALCNGWLKPGAPVIEASSGSTAISEAYFARMLGLPFIAVMPATTSKEKIAQIAFYGGQSHLVKDPTQIYAESERLAREHGGHFIDQFTYAERATDWRANNNIAESIFQQMRYEKHPEPSWLISSPGTGGTTATLGRYVRYRQHCTRVLCADAERSVFFDYYQTGDASLRLDCGSRIEGIGRPRVEASFLPKVIDAMVKVPDALSLAAMHYLAQRLGRHVGGSSGTNLIGALMAAQQMKAAGESGSIVAILCDGGERYADTYYDQDWLQAQGYELAGLIEAVAASAERGEPLPTSVLRANI
- a CDS encoding colicin E3-like toxin immunity protein, which translates into the protein MGLRARLEWYDKKTELGEGEELSKDFGDDGSIIESLGMPIENNVNNGGFDVPSQWVNILQPHFRQTIDLSSFDFQVAFVYRDHW
- a CDS encoding glycine zipper 2TM domain-containing protein encodes the protein MRKSVLLVASFSTMAMLLTGCQSSLTGDSYSRDEARRVQTIRMGTIESLRPVKIEGTKTPIGGLAGAAVGGVGGSAIGGGKGSIVAAVIGAVAGGLIGSATEEGLTRTQGVEITVREDDGSMRAYVQQVQENEVFRVGERVRISTVGGTSRVSH
- the nhaA gene encoding Na+/H+ antiporter NhaA, translated to MPLRSTFTRFFQLEAASGLLLIAAAILALIINNSPLSWLYTGLLDTPVVAQIGALKIAKPLLLWINDGLMAMFFLLIGLEVKREVLDGQLSKPSQIVLPGAAAIGGMLVPALIYWFLNRDNPAALDGWAIPTATDIAFALGVLALLGKRVPVSLKLFLMTLAIIDDLGAIVIIAIFYSGELSTLSLGLAAACIAALVAMNRLGVVKLGPYMIIGLILWVCVLKSGVHATLAGVTLAFCIPLRTKNAEPSPLLTLEHALHPWVAYGILPLFAFANAGLSLSGVTVESFTHHVPMGIAVGLLLGKTVGVFGLTWLAVKIGIATLPQGANWGQVMGVAILCGIGFTMSLFVGSLAFEPGVSDYAGMDRMGILTGSILAALIGYAVTAAASRKNSQAI
- the pdxH gene encoding pyridoxamine 5'-phosphate oxidase, giving the protein MTQALADMRRDYTRDGLTEAQAPAEPFALFHQWFADAVKTEQAPVEANAMTLATVDQDGRPHCRILLLKGLDEQGFTFFTNYDSAKGQHLAANPFAAMTFFWPTLERQVRIEGRVVKVTPAESDAYYQVRPLGSRLGAWASPQSRVINGRGELEDLLKATEQRFSDTQPDCPQHWGGYRLLPERIEFWQGRSSRLHDRLNYRVQGADWILERLAP